A region from the Acanthopagrus latus isolate v.2019 chromosome 8, fAcaLat1.1, whole genome shotgun sequence genome encodes:
- the api5 gene encoding apoptosis inhibitor 5 isoform X1: protein MAVTIEDLYRNYGLLADASKDNISQHKDAYQVILNGVKGGPKEKRLAAQFIPKFFSSFPEMADAAINAQLDLCEDEDVSIRRQAIKELPRFATGENILRVADILTQLLQTDDTAEFNQVNAALVSIFKIDARGTLGGLFSQILQGEDIVRERAIKFLSGKLKTLPEDVMTKEVEDYVFAETKKVLEDVTGEEFVLLMRLVSGLRVLQTVNGRQQLVELVVEQAFLEQALNPADPDTVDRLLQCTRQALPLFSKNVHSTRFVTYFCEHVLPNLSTLTSPVAELDIQLEVLKLLAEMSPFCGDMDKLEPNLNMLFTKLLEFMPLPPEEVENGENSANEEPKLQFSYVECLLFSFHQLGKKLPDFLIDKVDAEQLKDFKIRLQYFARGLQVYIRQLRVALQGKTGDALKTEENKIKVVALKITNNINVLIKDLFHNPPSFKSTVTLSWKPVQKTEAVAPKRPSGEEMGSSGSTKKQISPQSRRDARQIYNPPSGKYSATIGNFNYEQRGGFRGGRGRGFGARGGRSRGRIY, encoded by the exons ATGGCGGTCACTATCGAGGATCTGTATCGTAACTACGGGCTCCTTGCTGACGCCAGTAAGGACAACATCAGCCAG CACAAAGATGCTTACCAGGTCATCTTAAATGGCGTGAAGGGTGGCCCGAAGGAGAAGCGCCTGGCAGCGCAGTTCATCCCGAAGTTCTTCAGCAGCTTCCCAGAAATGGCAGATGCAGCAATTAATGCTCAGCTTGATCTTTGTGAAGATGAGGATGTGTCG ATTCGGCGGCAGGCCATCAAAGAGCTCCCACGGTTTGCAACTGGTGAGAACATCCTCAGAGTTGCAGATATTCTCACCCAGCTCCTTCAAACAG ATGACACAGCAGAGTTCAACCAAGTGAATGCAGCACTTGTTTCTATCTTCAAGATCGATGCAAGAG GTACCCTTGGAGGCCTCTTCTCTCAGATCCTGCAAGGTGAGGACATTGTGAGGGAAAGGGCCATCAAGTTTCTGTCTGGCAAATTGAAGACCCTTCCAGAGGACGTCATGACAAAGGAGGTGGAGGACTACGTCTTTGCAGAGACAAAGAAG GTGCTGGAGGATGTGACTGGAGAGGAGTTTGTGCTGTTGATGCGTTTAGTTTCTGGCCTGCGGGTGCTGCAGACCGTGAATGGGCGAcagcagctggtggagctggtggtggagcAGGCTTTCCTGGAGCAGGCCCTCAACCCAGCTGACCCAGACACTGTTGACCGCCTGCTGCAGTGCACACGCCAGGCTTTGCCCCTGTTCTCT AAAAATGTCCATTCCACACGTTTTGTAACCTACTTCTGTGAACACGTCCTACCCAACCTCAGCACCCTGACAAGTCCTGTGGCTGAACTGGACATTCAGTTGGAG gTGCTGAAGCTGCTGGCTGAGATGAGTCCGTTCTGTGGAGACATGGACAAGCTGGAGCCCAACCTCAACATGCTGTTTACCAAGCTGCTG GAGTTCATGCCTCTGCCACCAGAAGAAGTGGAGAATGGGGAGAACTCTGCAAATGAGGAACCCAAACTGCAGTTCAGCTACGTGGAGTGTCTCCTCTTCAGCTTCCACCAGCTGGGCAAGAAGCTGCCTGACTTCCTCATCGACAAAGTGGATGCTGAGCAACTAAAAGACTTTAAGATCAG GTTACAGTATTTTGCCAGGGGCCTGCAGGTTTACATCAGACAACTGCGAGTAGCACTGCAAGGCAAGACGGGAGATGCTCTTAAGACAGAAGAG AACAAGATCAAAGTGGTTGCTCTCAAGATCACAAACAACATCAACGTCCTCATCAAG GATCTCTTCCACAATCCCCCGTCATTCAAGAGCACAGTAACTCTGTCCTGGAAACCTGTCCAGAAGACGGAGGCAGTAGC GCCCAAGCGCCCCTCAGGTGAGGAGATGGGCTCCAGCggaagcacaaaaaaacagatctcTCCTCAATCCCGGAGGGACGCACGGCAAATCTATAATCCCCCCAGCGGCAAGTACAGCGCCACCATTGGCAATTTTAACTATG AGCAGCGTGGTGGATTCAGGGGCGGCCGAGGACGAGGCTTTGGTGCCAGAGGTGGCAGGAGCCGAGGTCGAATCtattaa
- the c8h12orf73 gene encoding protein BRAWNIN isoform X1: protein MLEELLSSSTATSVLNTGAHRFRESVKMPAGVSWPRYLRMFAASILAMFAGAQAVHQYYLPDLTIPEIPPKPGELQTELRGYKVREEAAAALEQLKAQKKVD from the exons atGCTGGAAGAGCTATTATCTAGTTCCACGGCAACATCAGTTCTCAACACTGGAGCCCACAG ATTCAGGGAGTCTGTCAAGATGCCAGCTGGTGTGTCCTGGCCTAGGTACCTGAGGATGTTTGCTGCCAGCATACTGGCTATGTTTGCAGGAGCACAGGCCGTCCACCAGTACTACCTACCTGATCTG acaATACCAGAGATCCCACCGAAGCCTGGAGAGCTCCAGACAGAGCTGCGGGGCTACAAAGTcagagaagaagctgctgcagctttggAGCAacttaaagcacaaaaaaaggTGGACTGA
- the api5 gene encoding apoptosis inhibitor 5 isoform X2, producing MAVTIEDLYRNYGLLADASKDNISQHKDAYQVILNGVKGGPKEKRLAAQFIPKFFSSFPEMADAAINAQLDLCEDEDVSIRRQAIKELPRFATGENILRVADILTQLLQTDDTAEFNQVNAALVSIFKIDARGTLGGLFSQILQGEDIVRERAIKFLSGKLKTLPEDVMTKEVEDYVFAETKKVLEDVTGEEFVLLMRLVSGLRVLQTVNGRQQLVELVVEQAFLEQALNPADPDTVDRLLQCTRQALPLFSKNVHSTRFVTYFCEHVLPNLSTLTSPVAELDIQLEVLKLLAEMSPFCGDMDKLEPNLNMLFTKLLEFMPLPPEEVENGENSANEEPKLQFSYVECLLFSFHQLGKKLPDFLIDKVDAEQLKDFKIRLQYFARGLQVYIRQLRVALQGKTGDALKTEENKIKVVALKITNNINVLIKDLFHNPPSFKSTVTLSWKPVQKTEAVAPKRPSGEEMGSSGSTKKQISPQSRRDARQIYNPPSEQRGGFRGGRGRGFGARGGRSRGRIY from the exons ATGGCGGTCACTATCGAGGATCTGTATCGTAACTACGGGCTCCTTGCTGACGCCAGTAAGGACAACATCAGCCAG CACAAAGATGCTTACCAGGTCATCTTAAATGGCGTGAAGGGTGGCCCGAAGGAGAAGCGCCTGGCAGCGCAGTTCATCCCGAAGTTCTTCAGCAGCTTCCCAGAAATGGCAGATGCAGCAATTAATGCTCAGCTTGATCTTTGTGAAGATGAGGATGTGTCG ATTCGGCGGCAGGCCATCAAAGAGCTCCCACGGTTTGCAACTGGTGAGAACATCCTCAGAGTTGCAGATATTCTCACCCAGCTCCTTCAAACAG ATGACACAGCAGAGTTCAACCAAGTGAATGCAGCACTTGTTTCTATCTTCAAGATCGATGCAAGAG GTACCCTTGGAGGCCTCTTCTCTCAGATCCTGCAAGGTGAGGACATTGTGAGGGAAAGGGCCATCAAGTTTCTGTCTGGCAAATTGAAGACCCTTCCAGAGGACGTCATGACAAAGGAGGTGGAGGACTACGTCTTTGCAGAGACAAAGAAG GTGCTGGAGGATGTGACTGGAGAGGAGTTTGTGCTGTTGATGCGTTTAGTTTCTGGCCTGCGGGTGCTGCAGACCGTGAATGGGCGAcagcagctggtggagctggtggtggagcAGGCTTTCCTGGAGCAGGCCCTCAACCCAGCTGACCCAGACACTGTTGACCGCCTGCTGCAGTGCACACGCCAGGCTTTGCCCCTGTTCTCT AAAAATGTCCATTCCACACGTTTTGTAACCTACTTCTGTGAACACGTCCTACCCAACCTCAGCACCCTGACAAGTCCTGTGGCTGAACTGGACATTCAGTTGGAG gTGCTGAAGCTGCTGGCTGAGATGAGTCCGTTCTGTGGAGACATGGACAAGCTGGAGCCCAACCTCAACATGCTGTTTACCAAGCTGCTG GAGTTCATGCCTCTGCCACCAGAAGAAGTGGAGAATGGGGAGAACTCTGCAAATGAGGAACCCAAACTGCAGTTCAGCTACGTGGAGTGTCTCCTCTTCAGCTTCCACCAGCTGGGCAAGAAGCTGCCTGACTTCCTCATCGACAAAGTGGATGCTGAGCAACTAAAAGACTTTAAGATCAG GTTACAGTATTTTGCCAGGGGCCTGCAGGTTTACATCAGACAACTGCGAGTAGCACTGCAAGGCAAGACGGGAGATGCTCTTAAGACAGAAGAG AACAAGATCAAAGTGGTTGCTCTCAAGATCACAAACAACATCAACGTCCTCATCAAG GATCTCTTCCACAATCCCCCGTCATTCAAGAGCACAGTAACTCTGTCCTGGAAACCTGTCCAGAAGACGGAGGCAGTAGC GCCCAAGCGCCCCTCAGGTGAGGAGATGGGCTCCAGCggaagcacaaaaaaacagatctcTCCTCAATCCCGGAGGGACGCACGGCAAATCTATAATCCCCCCAGCG AGCAGCGTGGTGGATTCAGGGGCGGCCGAGGACGAGGCTTTGGTGCCAGAGGTGGCAGGAGCCGAGGTCGAATCtattaa
- the samm50 gene encoding sorting and assembly machinery component 50 homolog A isoform X1 produces MGTVHARSLDPLPMHGPELGVHADDIEAPEIEQQPKQEVLENKDVVVQRVHIDGLGRTKEDLLTYEISEVFRAKNLIDVMRRSHEARQKLLRLGIFRRVEVVIDTSRGEDALPNGLDVTFEVTELRRMTGSYNTMVGNNEGSMVLGLKLPNVLGRAEKMTFQFSYGTKETSYGLSFFKPQPGHFERNISLNMYKVTGQFPWSSLRETDRGVSAEMSFPVWKTSQTLKWEGVWRELGCLARTASFAVREESGHSLKSSLSHSMVIDTRNSSILPKKGGLLKIHQELAGYTGGDASFLKEDFEIQLNKTLFWDSVLSASLWGGLLLPIGDKPTSIADRFYLGGPTSIRGFSMYSMGPQSEGMAGDYLGGEGYWAGGLHLYTPLPFRPGRGGFGDLFRTHFFLNAGNLCNLNYGQGPQAHLKKLAECIRWSYGLGIVLRLGNIARLELNYCIPMGVQSGDRICDGVQFGAGIRFL; encoded by the exons ATGGGCACCGTCCACGCCAGG AGCCTGGACCCTCTGCCCATGCATGGGCCAGAGCTTGGAGTTCATGCTGATGACATTGAGGCCCCAGAGATTGAGCAGCAGCCAAAACAAGAGGTTCTTGAAAACAAGGAt GTTGTTGTTCAACGAGTGCACATAGATGGGCTCGGAAGAACCAAGGAGGACCTGTTGACTTATGAAATCTCTGAGGTCTTCCGGGCAAAAAACTTGATTGAT GTGATGCGAAGGTCCCACGAGGCCCGACAGAAGCTGCTGCGTCTCGGTATCTTCAGAAGAGTCGAAGTTGTTATTGACACATCGCGAG GCGAGGATGCTCTTCCTAATGGCCTCGATGTGACGTTTGAAGTCACTGAGCTGAGACGGATGACGGGCAGCTACAACACCATGGTTGGAAACAATGAAGGAAGCATG GTACTGGGCCTTAAGTTACCCAACGTACTTGGTCGGGCAGAGAAAATGACCTTCCAGTTCTCCTACGGCACCAAAGAGACATCCTACGGCCTGTCCTTTTTCAAACCTCAACCAGGACACTTTGAACGCAA TATCTCTCTCAACATGTACAAAGTAACAGGTCAGTTTCCATGGAGTTCACTGAGGGAGACGGATCGAGGCGTCTCTGCGGAAATGAGC TTTCCGGTATGGAAGACCAGCCAAACGCTGAAGTGGGAGGGAGTGTGGAGAGAGCTGGGCTGTCTGGCTCGCACTGCCTCATTTGCCGTCCGGGAGGAGAGCGGTCATTCACTCAAGTCCTCACTTTCG cattCTATGGTCATCGACACCAGAAACTCTTCCATCCTTCCCAAGAAAGGTGGCCTGTTGAAGATCCATCAG GAACTTGCTGGTTACACTGGGGGAGACGCCAGTTTCCTGAAGGAAGACTTTGAGATCCAGCTCAACAAAACACTCTTCTGGGATTCA GTCCTTTCTGCCTCATTGTGGGGCGGGTTGCTCCTGCCCATtggtgacaaaccaacaagCATAGCAGACAG GTTCTATCTTGGTGGCCCCACCAGTATTAGGGGGttcagtatgtacagtatgggCCCACAGAGTGAAG GTATGGCAGGCGACTACCTGGGAGGAGAGGGCTACTGGGCTGGGGGCCTCCACCTCTACACTCCTCTACCCTTCAGACCAGGCAGGGGGGGCTTTGGTGACCTCTTCAGAACACACTTCTTCCTTAATGCAGGAAACCTTTGTAACCTCAACTATG GTCAGGGGCCACAAGCACATTTGAAGAAACTGGCAGAATGCATCCGTTGGTCATATGGACTGGGCATAGTGCTGCGTTTAGGGAACATTGCCAGGCTTGAGCTGAACTACTGCATTCCCATGGGAGTCCAGAGTGGAGACAG GATATGTGACGGGGTCCAGTTTGGAGCAGGAATCAGATTCCTATGA
- the si:dkey-42p14.3 gene encoding EF-hand calcium-binding domain-containing protein 10, whose amino-acid sequence MATQRERDAADYLKKHRIMELMDNLTSMLFFHRPENPREFLIEQLEQLKISGQSDVRGPNLFNNTDLDTVFGILDPANQKYITFAQYKHALTTLGIKDINECPKGVNEDRISRPKACRDAQQHTGKNSELDTMKCICVLSLGLGFLWSCVL is encoded by the exons ATGGcgacgcagagagagagagacgctgcagattatcttaaaaaacacagaatcatGGAGCTCATGGACAACCTAACCAGCATGCTCTTCTTTCACAGACCTG AGAATCCCAGAGAGTTTCTCATTGAGCAGCTGGAACAGCTAAAGATTTCTGGTCAGAGTGATGTGAGAGGGCCAAATCTGTTCAACAACACCGACCTGGACACAGTTTTCGGCATACTGGACCCCGCTAATCAAAAGTACATCACTTTTGCCCAATACAAGCATG ctCTTACCACACTGGGAATTAAAGACATTAATGAATGTCCTAAAGGTGTAAATGAAGACAGAATATCAC gaCCCAAGGCCTGCAGAGATGCTCAGCAACATACTGGGAAAAACAGTGAACTTGATACAATgaaatgcatttgtgtgttaTCATTGGGACTAGGATTTTTGTGGAgctgtgttttgtaa
- the c8h12orf73 gene encoding protein BRAWNIN isoform X2 gives MPAGVSWPRYLRMFAASILAMFAGAQAVHQYYLPDLTIPEIPPKPGELQTELRGYKVREEAAAALEQLKAQKKVD, from the exons ATGCCAGCTGGTGTGTCCTGGCCTAGGTACCTGAGGATGTTTGCTGCCAGCATACTGGCTATGTTTGCAGGAGCACAGGCCGTCCACCAGTACTACCTACCTGATCTG acaATACCAGAGATCCCACCGAAGCCTGGAGAGCTCCAGACAGAGCTGCGGGGCTACAAAGTcagagaagaagctgctgcagctttggAGCAacttaaagcacaaaaaaaggTGGACTGA
- the samm50 gene encoding sorting and assembly machinery component 50 homolog A isoform X2: MGTVHARSLDPLPMHGPELGVHADDIEAPEIEQQPKQEVLENKDVVVQRVHIDGLGRTKEDLLTYEISEVFRAKNLIDVMRRSHEARQKLLRLGIFRRVEVVIDTSRGEDALPNGLDVTFEVTELRRMTGSYNTMVGNNEGSMVLGLKLPNVLGRAEKMTFQFSYGTKETSYGLSFFKPQPGHFERNISLNMYKVTGQFPWSSLRETDRGVSAEMSFPVWKTSQTLKWEGVWRELGCLARTASFAVREESGHSLKSSLSHSMVIDTRNSSILPKKGGLLKIHQELAGYTGGDASFLKEDFEIQLNKTLFWDSVLSASLWGGLLLPIGDKPTSIADRFYLGGPTSIRGFSMYSMGPQSEGDYLGGEGYWAGGLHLYTPLPFRPGRGGFGDLFRTHFFLNAGNLCNLNYGQGPQAHLKKLAECIRWSYGLGIVLRLGNIARLELNYCIPMGVQSGDRICDGVQFGAGIRFL, encoded by the exons ATGGGCACCGTCCACGCCAGG AGCCTGGACCCTCTGCCCATGCATGGGCCAGAGCTTGGAGTTCATGCTGATGACATTGAGGCCCCAGAGATTGAGCAGCAGCCAAAACAAGAGGTTCTTGAAAACAAGGAt GTTGTTGTTCAACGAGTGCACATAGATGGGCTCGGAAGAACCAAGGAGGACCTGTTGACTTATGAAATCTCTGAGGTCTTCCGGGCAAAAAACTTGATTGAT GTGATGCGAAGGTCCCACGAGGCCCGACAGAAGCTGCTGCGTCTCGGTATCTTCAGAAGAGTCGAAGTTGTTATTGACACATCGCGAG GCGAGGATGCTCTTCCTAATGGCCTCGATGTGACGTTTGAAGTCACTGAGCTGAGACGGATGACGGGCAGCTACAACACCATGGTTGGAAACAATGAAGGAAGCATG GTACTGGGCCTTAAGTTACCCAACGTACTTGGTCGGGCAGAGAAAATGACCTTCCAGTTCTCCTACGGCACCAAAGAGACATCCTACGGCCTGTCCTTTTTCAAACCTCAACCAGGACACTTTGAACGCAA TATCTCTCTCAACATGTACAAAGTAACAGGTCAGTTTCCATGGAGTTCACTGAGGGAGACGGATCGAGGCGTCTCTGCGGAAATGAGC TTTCCGGTATGGAAGACCAGCCAAACGCTGAAGTGGGAGGGAGTGTGGAGAGAGCTGGGCTGTCTGGCTCGCACTGCCTCATTTGCCGTCCGGGAGGAGAGCGGTCATTCACTCAAGTCCTCACTTTCG cattCTATGGTCATCGACACCAGAAACTCTTCCATCCTTCCCAAGAAAGGTGGCCTGTTGAAGATCCATCAG GAACTTGCTGGTTACACTGGGGGAGACGCCAGTTTCCTGAAGGAAGACTTTGAGATCCAGCTCAACAAAACACTCTTCTGGGATTCA GTCCTTTCTGCCTCATTGTGGGGCGGGTTGCTCCTGCCCATtggtgacaaaccaacaagCATAGCAGACAG GTTCTATCTTGGTGGCCCCACCAGTATTAGGGGGttcagtatgtacagtatgggCCCACAGAGTGAAG GCGACTACCTGGGAGGAGAGGGCTACTGGGCTGGGGGCCTCCACCTCTACACTCCTCTACCCTTCAGACCAGGCAGGGGGGGCTTTGGTGACCTCTTCAGAACACACTTCTTCCTTAATGCAGGAAACCTTTGTAACCTCAACTATG GTCAGGGGCCACAAGCACATTTGAAGAAACTGGCAGAATGCATCCGTTGGTCATATGGACTGGGCATAGTGCTGCGTTTAGGGAACATTGCCAGGCTTGAGCTGAACTACTGCATTCCCATGGGAGTCCAGAGTGGAGACAG GATATGTGACGGGGTCCAGTTTGGAGCAGGAATCAGATTCCTATGA